From the genome of Candidatus Woesearchaeota archaeon:
TAAAGAAAGGAGACTCTGTTACCTACACTGCTAAATTTTCAAGTTATAGCAGTGGCACTAATCTTTTTGGTGATGGCTACCTATCCTTTGTGATGAATGATGGAGAAATCATTGACTAGTTGAAGTGACTGATATCGTATTTGAGAGTTAAATTATGATAGACACACATTGGACTGACCCCCTTTTCGTGGACAGTAAGTTAAGATACTATTCCCCCTATTTAATTTTTGTTGTTCGAACTCATTTGGCGGTACATATCCAATTGATGAGTGCAATCTTTTCTCATTGTACTTTTTGATGAATTCTGCTATTGCTTCATATGCTTGTTGAAATGTTTTGTATTCATTGATCCATACCTCCTCCCATTTTATTGTTTTGTTCAAACTCTCTGCATGAGCATTGTCATACGAATTTCCAACTTCTCCCATGCTTGGCAACATGCCAAGTTCGTGGAGTCTATCCATATATGCTCCAGAGAGGTATTGCACTCCATGATCTGAGTGGTGGATACAACCAACGATATTATTTTTTCCACGCAATCTGACTGCCATATTGAGAGCAGTGAGAGTTAGTGTTGTATCCACATTTCTGCTTAAGTTCCAGCCCACAATTTTGCGACTGAACAAATCCATTATCAACGCCAAATATGCAAATTCATTTTGCACTGGAATGTAGGTGATATCAGATACCCAGACTTCATTCGACCTTATGATTATTTTCTCTTTTATGAGATTATCATATCGTGGCAGATTGTGGTTTGATTGCGTTGTTATCGGAGTGAAGCGTTTTCGCTTCACAAGCAATGAATGCTCTTTCATAATGCGGTGCACTCGTTTATGATTTATCGCAATGGCACTACGTTGAAGCTCTTTGGTCATTCTACGATAACCGTACCTCGAAAAATCGTTTGCTATGATTCTGATTTGATTTAAAATTGCTTCATCCTTATTCATAGCAGGTTCTTTATTTTTTGTATCGTAGTATGCGCTTTTACTGACATCTAGCGTTGCGCATGCAACGCGCACGGGAAGTGATGAGTGAGTGATCA
Proteins encoded in this window:
- a CDS encoding IS3 family transposase, producing ITHSSLPVRVACATLDVSKSAYYDTKNKEPAMNKDEAILNQIRIIANDFSRYGYRRMTKELQRSAIAINHKRVHRIMKEHSLLVKRKRFTPITTQSNHNLPRYDNLIKEKIIIRSNEVWVSDITYIPVQNEFAYLALIMDLFSRKIVGWNLSRNVDTTLTLTALNMAVRLRGKNNIVGCIHHSDHGVQYLSGAYMDRLHELGMLPSMGEVGNSYDNAHAESLNKTIKWEEVWINEYKTFQQAYEAIAEFIKKYNEKRLHSSIGYVPPNEFEQQKLNRGNSILTYCPRKGGQSNVCLS